The following proteins come from a genomic window of Nostoc sp. ATCC 53789:
- the fabG gene encoding 3-oxoacyl-[acyl-carrier-protein] reductase, which translates to MTLLQGKVAIVTGASRGIGKAIAIELASQGAIAVVNYASSSTAAEAVVTEITDAGGQAIAIQADVSKGDQVDALVNAVMEKFSRVDILVNNAGITRDTLLLRLKPEDWQAVIDLNLTGVFLCTRAVSKIMLKQRSGRIINITSVAGQMGNPGQSNYSAAKAGVIGFTKSVAKELATRGITVNAVAPGFITTDMTSDLNNPEDILKYIPLGRFGQPEEVAGMVRFLAADPAANYITGQVFNVDGGMVMA; encoded by the coding sequence ATGACATTATTACAAGGTAAAGTCGCAATTGTCACAGGTGCATCACGAGGAATTGGTAAAGCGATCGCAATTGAATTAGCTTCACAAGGAGCGATCGCAGTTGTCAATTATGCTAGTTCGAGTACTGCGGCTGAGGCAGTTGTTACAGAAATTACAGATGCGGGAGGTCAGGCGATCGCTATCCAAGCAGACGTTTCTAAAGGCGATCAAGTAGACGCACTAGTTAACGCCGTTATGGAAAAGTTTAGCCGTGTGGATATCTTAGTCAATAACGCAGGGATTACGCGCGACACACTGCTTTTGCGTTTAAAGCCAGAAGATTGGCAAGCTGTGATAGACCTAAATCTAACTGGTGTTTTCTTATGTACACGCGCCGTCAGTAAAATCATGCTCAAACAGCGATCGGGGCGAATTATTAACATTACCTCCGTTGCTGGGCAGATGGGCAACCCAGGTCAGTCCAACTACAGCGCCGCCAAAGCAGGTGTAATCGGCTTCACGAAAAGCGTTGCCAAAGAACTGGCTACTCGCGGTATTACCGTTAACGCCGTCGCCCCTGGCTTTATCACCACCGATATGACCAGCGATCTTAATAACCCCGAAGATATCCTAAAATACATCCCCCTCGGTCGCTTCGGTCAGCCCGAAGAAGTCGCTGGGATGGTGCGCTTCCTCGCCGCAGATCCCGCCGCCAACTATATCACCGGACAAGTTTTTAACGTCGATGGCGGAATGGTAATGGCTTAA
- a CDS encoding ferritin-like domain-containing protein — protein MLNTLSPITEDLAGQSYPSPHYLQTQRRIRSLIDKYIAVEQLHNRLQDLPIQFANPQPRPWKLIDWQTINRNQIIGLDAEVFLSILIGAMDTEAPIRGYTQTSRQYLEKLHPQMARFVGGTVGENGELLELGLWEKEERQHTPALIKVYTQLTGEKITPKFRTVRSYLPTDDAHEDLYRHGLHRIATEYGATCLYIWLMAHTTGALQDVLEELAQDEINHTTKFWGFGVWTFPDTGLTRIGRTLIKTRSQNYQRNNLMRTLRRMMATLNWNAWSLTNKATLLFTFTYTMRRLWSWNNTLTSEYLQDLFETTY, from the coding sequence ATGCTTAACACCCTCAGCCCAATCACAGAAGACTTAGCAGGTCAAAGCTATCCCAGTCCTCATTATTTGCAAACACAGCGCCGCATCCGTTCCCTCATAGACAAATATATTGCAGTCGAACAACTACATAACCGCCTGCAAGATTTACCGATACAGTTTGCCAATCCCCAACCGCGTCCCTGGAAACTCATCGACTGGCAAACAATTAACCGCAATCAAATTATCGGCTTAGACGCAGAGGTATTTTTATCTATATTGATAGGTGCGATGGATACAGAAGCACCAATTCGCGGCTATACCCAAACAAGTCGGCAGTATTTAGAAAAATTGCATCCTCAAATGGCTCGGTTTGTTGGTGGAACTGTCGGTGAAAATGGCGAACTGCTGGAACTTGGTTTGTGGGAAAAGGAAGAACGTCAGCACACACCAGCATTAATCAAAGTTTACACCCAATTAACAGGCGAGAAAATTACCCCAAAATTTCGTACTGTTAGAAGCTATCTCCCCACAGATGATGCTCACGAAGACTTATATCGCCACGGCTTACACCGCATTGCCACAGAATACGGTGCAACCTGTCTCTATATTTGGTTGATGGCTCACACCACTGGCGCACTCCAGGATGTTTTAGAGGAACTAGCACAAGATGAAATCAATCATACGACCAAATTCTGGGGGTTTGGAGTCTGGACTTTCCCTGATACTGGGTTGACACGAATTGGACGCACACTCATCAAAACGCGATCGCAAAATTATCAGCGCAACAACCTCATGCGTACTCTCCGCCGCATGATGGCTACCCTCAACTGGAATGCTTGGTCATTGACTAACAAAGCAACTCTCCTCTTCACCTTCACCTATACAATGCGTCGTCTGTGGAGTTGGAACAACACCCTCACATCAGAGTATCTGCAAGATTTATTTGAAACTACTTATTAG
- a CDS encoding iron uptake porin: MAKYLLASASGMGFLCLIAGLSPVQALPSLEIADKNVAVNQDDSSYQKNDSYQSDLANNISSQLLIANDSQKNFPSVNQQQKNQDLGVDSAVKFGQPITAQSASSSPPSDKLAQVTSVSQLSDVQPNDWAFQALQSLVERYGCIAGYPNQTYRGNRAMTRYEFAAGLNACLERINELIATATGDLVKKEDLAALQKLQEQFAAELSTLRGRVDAVEVRTAELEANQFSTTTKLNGEAIIAGIGASGGAPNDSDPNIILVNRVRLNLTTSFTGKDSLITGLQAYNFLGGVDGQGSLQQSLGLASPLLSSSSARTSFEPQFPGLNVNTLSSVGANSIQLYKLLYIFPVANKLTLFAGTAAETSDAFPAITPFYGEGQESISRFAGLNPVVRISGGTSGTGLASAAGFIYSISPNLDLRALYGSVNANLPQKSASEALPGVSTTPLGGGLFSGSSVIATQLTFKPSPAFDIGLNYAHSYHEINILGTGLISNDIGALAGVAAGTPVTLNSVGGTVTWRLSPKIALSGYGAALFVDAASNSVNASTTFTSWMAGIHFRDLFKSGNTAGILFGQPLFRSDTGGSAQLTPTGDNRATPYHLEAYYRLQVSDNISITPGAFVLFNPEGNSNNETTTVGVLRTTFTF; encoded by the coding sequence ATGGCAAAATATCTACTAGCTTCTGCTAGTGGGATGGGCTTTTTGTGTTTAATTGCCGGGTTGTCACCTGTGCAAGCCCTTCCTAGTTTAGAAATCGCAGATAAAAACGTAGCTGTTAATCAAGATGATAGCAGCTATCAAAAAAATGATTCTTATCAAAGCGATTTAGCAAACAATATTTCCAGTCAATTGCTGATAGCTAATGATAGTCAAAAAAATTTCCCCTCAGTCAATCAGCAGCAAAAAAATCAAGATTTAGGAGTAGATTCTGCTGTTAAGTTTGGGCAGCCAATCACAGCACAATCTGCAAGCTCATCTCCACCATCAGACAAACTTGCACAAGTAACATCCGTATCCCAATTGTCTGATGTACAGCCGAATGATTGGGCTTTTCAGGCACTCCAATCTTTAGTTGAGCGCTATGGTTGTATCGCAGGTTATCCGAATCAAACCTATCGCGGTAATCGGGCGATGACTCGCTATGAATTTGCTGCTGGCTTAAATGCTTGTTTAGAGCGAATCAACGAACTGATTGCGACTGCAACTGGTGATTTGGTCAAGAAAGAAGATTTAGCCGCGTTGCAGAAACTACAAGAACAATTTGCGGCAGAATTGTCAACATTGCGTGGTCGAGTAGATGCTGTAGAAGTTCGCACAGCAGAATTAGAAGCAAATCAGTTTTCTACGACTACTAAACTTAATGGAGAGGCAATTATTGCTGGTATTGGTGCTAGTGGTGGCGCTCCTAATGACAGTGACCCGAATATCATCCTAGTCAATAGAGTGCGGTTAAATCTCACTACTAGCTTTACTGGTAAAGATTCATTAATTACTGGATTGCAAGCCTATAACTTTTTGGGTGGAGTCGATGGACAGGGTAGCCTGCAACAAAGTTTAGGATTAGCTTCGCCGCTTTTAAGTTCTAGTAGCGCTCGTACCAGTTTTGAACCGCAATTTCCGGGGTTAAATGTCAATACTTTGTCGAGCGTTGGCGCAAACAGCATTCAGCTTTACAAATTGCTGTATATTTTTCCCGTCGCTAATAAATTAACCTTGTTTGCGGGAACTGCGGCGGAAACATCAGATGCTTTTCCTGCAATTACGCCTTTTTATGGTGAAGGACAAGAATCAATATCTCGTTTCGCTGGTTTAAATCCTGTAGTACGGATTTCTGGTGGGACTTCAGGTACTGGTTTAGCATCGGCGGCGGGCTTTATTTATAGTATTTCGCCGAATTTGGATTTACGAGCTTTATACGGCAGCGTAAATGCCAATTTACCCCAAAAATCTGCTAGTGAGGCACTACCAGGAGTTTCTACAACACCTTTGGGAGGAGGTTTATTTAGTGGTAGTAGTGTTATTGCCACACAGTTAACCTTCAAGCCAAGTCCCGCTTTTGATATTGGTTTAAACTATGCCCACAGTTATCACGAAATCAATATTTTGGGTACAGGATTAATTAGTAATGATATCGGTGCTTTAGCAGGGGTTGCAGCAGGGACACCGGTCACACTCAACTCTGTTGGCGGTACGGTAACATGGCGATTGTCTCCCAAGATAGCCTTATCTGGCTACGGTGCAGCACTATTTGTTGATGCTGCTTCAAATAGCGTGAATGCTTCCACCACCTTTACAAGTTGGATGGCGGGAATTCACTTCAGAGATTTATTCAAGTCAGGAAACACTGCTGGGATTCTTTTTGGTCAGCCGCTTTTCCGTAGTGATACTGGTGGTTCTGCTCAACTTACCCCCACAGGCGACAATCGGGCGACTCCTTACCATTTAGAAGCCTATTATCGCCTTCAAGTTAGCGATAATATCAGCATTACCCCTGGTGCGTTTGTTCTCTTTAACCCAGAAGGTAACAGCAACAATGAAACTACGACTGTAGGCGTACTTCGGACTACTTTTACCTTTTAA
- the chrA gene encoding chromate efflux transporter, whose translation MTNSAPSRLGELAKLFFKLGVIGFGGPVAHIAMIEDEVVKRRQWLTREHFLDLLGATNLIPGPNSTEMAIHIGYIYAGWLGLIVSGICFILPAVLITGGFAWVYVAYGTLPQVAPLLYGIKPAVLAIIINALWGLAKKAVKTRQLLVIALAVALITLLFKLNEVIALLVGGLLGMLWLHSGDKNEKPGDKANFLIASLTTGATLKASTVVAASVATASTATNVSLWQLGWFFLKVGSVLFGGGYLLVAFLQGGLVQEYGWLTQQQLLDAIAIGQFTPGPVLSTATFIGYIIAGIPGAIIATIGIFLPSFVFVAALNPLIPRLRASSWSRAFLDAVNVSAVALMVVTTLQLGAATLTLPQAPFVDFLGLAIAIVSAILAIHFRINAAWLVFGSAFIGWGASLLGYTR comes from the coding sequence ATGACTAACTCAGCACCAAGTCGTTTGGGTGAACTCGCCAAACTGTTTTTTAAACTTGGCGTTATCGGCTTTGGGGGCCCGGTTGCCCATATTGCCATGATTGAAGATGAAGTGGTTAAGCGTCGTCAGTGGTTGACAAGGGAGCATTTTCTAGATTTGCTGGGCGCAACTAACCTAATTCCTGGGCCAAATTCCACAGAAATGGCTATCCATATAGGATACATCTATGCAGGTTGGCTGGGGCTGATTGTCTCAGGTATCTGTTTTATCTTACCTGCGGTTCTAATTACTGGGGGGTTTGCTTGGGTTTATGTTGCCTACGGCACTTTACCTCAAGTAGCTCCGCTCCTTTATGGGATTAAACCGGCTGTTTTAGCAATCATTATTAATGCCCTCTGGGGCTTGGCAAAAAAGGCTGTGAAAACTCGCCAATTGTTAGTGATTGCTTTAGCTGTGGCGTTAATAACATTATTATTCAAATTAAATGAAGTAATTGCCCTATTAGTTGGGGGATTGCTGGGTATGCTTTGGTTACATTCTGGCGATAAAAACGAGAAACCAGGAGATAAAGCCAACTTTCTAATTGCTAGTCTCACCACAGGCGCAACTTTAAAGGCATCAACAGTTGTTGCTGCATCAGTAGCTACCGCATCTACTGCAACCAACGTTTCTTTATGGCAGTTAGGTTGGTTTTTTCTGAAAGTGGGTAGTGTCTTGTTTGGTGGTGGCTACCTTTTGGTGGCTTTTCTCCAAGGAGGATTAGTTCAAGAATATGGCTGGCTGACACAACAGCAGTTACTAGATGCGATCGCAATTGGTCAATTTACTCCTGGGCCAGTACTTTCGACTGCTACGTTTATTGGTTATATCATTGCCGGCATTCCTGGCGCAATTATTGCCACAATCGGAATTTTTCTACCTTCTTTTGTTTTCGTTGCTGCCCTGAATCCCTTAATTCCCCGCTTACGGGCCTCTTCTTGGAGTAGAGCATTTTTGGATGCTGTGAATGTTAGTGCTGTAGCGCTAATGGTTGTTACCACCCTGCAACTGGGTGCAGCCACCTTAACATTACCACAAGCCCCATTTGTAGATTTTCTCGGTTTGGCGATCGCGATCGTCTCAGCCATTTTAGCTATTCACTTCCGCATCAATGCTGCATGGCTAGTCTTTGGTAGTGCTTTTATTGGATGGGGCGCTTCACTCTTAGGCTACACTCGTTGA
- a CDS encoding isoprenyl transferase, translating to MTNDKSKLPSDLNPQKIPQHIAVIMDGNGRWASSRGLPRIAGHRQGAKTLKELLRCCKDWGIKALTAYAFSTENWQRPVEEVDFLMHLFERLLHRELAQMHQEGVRISFIGDLSALPKSLQTEMERSMTETLNNQAIHFTVAVNYGSRNEITRVCRQVAQLVEQGQLSAEQVNEGLVEQHLYTADTPEPDLLIRTSGEMRLSNFLLWQMAYTEMYFSDILWPDFNRESFHQALLSYQSRDRRFGQVKASLSA from the coding sequence ATGACAAATGACAAATCAAAATTACCCAGCGATTTAAATCCCCAAAAAATCCCCCAACATATCGCTGTCATTATGGATGGTAACGGAAGATGGGCAAGCAGTCGAGGATTACCGCGCATTGCTGGACATCGCCAAGGAGCAAAAACACTCAAAGAACTATTGCGTTGCTGCAAAGATTGGGGAATCAAAGCGTTGACAGCCTACGCTTTCTCAACAGAAAATTGGCAGCGTCCTGTTGAAGAAGTAGATTTTCTGATGCATTTGTTTGAGCGATTATTACATCGCGAGTTGGCTCAGATGCATCAAGAAGGTGTACGAATATCATTTATTGGAGATTTATCGGCTTTACCTAAGTCTCTACAAACAGAAATGGAGCGTTCAATGACAGAGACGTTGAACAATCAAGCAATCCACTTTACTGTTGCGGTCAACTACGGTAGCCGCAACGAAATTACCAGAGTTTGCCGTCAAGTAGCTCAACTCGTAGAACAGGGCCAACTCAGTGCGGAACAAGTGAATGAAGGTCTTGTAGAACAACACCTCTATACGGCAGATACTCCAGAACCCGATTTGCTGATTCGTACTAGTGGTGAGATGCGATTGAGTAATTTTCTTTTGTGGCAAATGGCGTATACAGAGATGTATTTCAGCGATATTCTTTGGCCAGATTTTAATCGAGAATCATTTCATCAGGCTTTGTTGAGCTACCAAAGTCGCGATCGCCGTTTTGGTCAAGTTAAAGCTTCACTGTCAGCTTAG
- a CDS encoding transposase translates to MENISQWVGIDVSKATLDVYIRPMGKALKVANTEVEISHLVEQLKSFDLNLIVLEATGGLETELIIQLQAALLPVALINPRLGRDFAKATGRLAKTDAIDAQILAHFGEAMKPQVLAIESETARQLGELISRRRQLVEMQTAEKNRRARARGKALADIEAHIEYLEERLKQLNQQIQELTQNNQQWIDKVNLLKTTPGIGQVISTTLVSDLPELGQLTAKQISRLVGVAPINHDSGQHKGKRMINGGRAHVRATLYMGAVVAMRHNPVIKAFYQRLVERGKSKKLALTACVHKMLVILNAMVRDNLPWCLTDNFKPIINV, encoded by the coding sequence ATGGAAAATATTTCTCAATGGGTAGGCATTGATGTGAGTAAAGCAACTCTCGATGTTTATATCCGTCCAATGGGTAAAGCATTGAAAGTTGCTAATACAGAAGTAGAAATATCTCATCTAGTAGAACAACTCAAATCATTTGATTTAAATCTGATTGTGTTAGAAGCAACAGGAGGATTAGAAACAGAACTTATTATCCAATTGCAGGCAGCACTTTTACCAGTAGCATTAATTAATCCACGCCTTGGAAGAGATTTTGCGAAAGCCACAGGTCGGTTGGCAAAAACTGATGCTATTGATGCACAAATTTTGGCACACTTTGGGGAAGCAATGAAACCCCAGGTGTTAGCAATTGAATCTGAAACAGCGCGTCAACTGGGCGAATTAATTAGTCGCAGAAGACAGTTAGTCGAGATGCAGACTGCTGAGAAAAATCGTCGGGCGCGTGCCCGTGGTAAAGCATTAGCAGATATTGAGGCTCATATTGAATATCTTGAAGAGCGTCTCAAACAGCTCAATCAACAAATTCAGGAATTGACGCAAAATAATCAACAATGGATTGATAAAGTCAATTTACTCAAAACTACTCCTGGTATTGGTCAAGTTATTTCTACTACCCTCGTTTCTGACTTACCAGAACTCGGTCAATTAACTGCCAAACAAATCTCTCGTTTAGTTGGTGTTGCACCGATCAATCATGATAGTGGTCAACACAAAGGTAAGCGGATGATTAATGGTGGTCGTGCCCATGTTCGAGCGACTCTTTATATGGGTGCTGTGGTTGCTATGCGTCATAATCCCGTTATCAAAGCCTTTTATCAGCGCCTTGTCGAACGTGGTAAATCCAAAAAATTGGCCCTAACTGCTTGCGTTCATAAGATGTTAGTCATTTTAAATGCAATGGTTCGAGATAATTTGCCTTGGTGTCTAACTGACAACTTTAAACCAATTATCAATGTTTAA
- the trxA gene encoding thioredoxin, translating to MATKKEFNSFEEMLSASDVPVLVDFYADWCGPCQMMVPILEQVNLQLKDRLRIVKIDTEKYTDLATQYQIAALPTLVLFKQGQPVDRIEGVMQAPQLVQYLQTKV from the coding sequence ATGGCAACTAAAAAAGAATTTAACAGCTTTGAAGAGATGCTGTCTGCTTCTGATGTACCTGTATTAGTAGATTTTTACGCTGACTGGTGTGGCCCATGCCAAATGATGGTGCCAATTTTAGAGCAAGTCAATCTCCAACTTAAGGATCGCCTACGGATTGTCAAAATTGATACAGAAAAATACACAGATTTGGCTACTCAGTATCAAATTGCTGCTCTACCAACTTTAGTACTATTTAAGCAGGGTCAACCTGTGGATAGGATAGAGGGAGTGATGCAAGCACCGCAGTTGGTGCAATATCTACAAACAAAAGTTTAA
- a CDS encoding RNA-guided endonuclease TnpB family protein, giving the protein MYKTCSIRAKFNDEETAFWLNQCENANSLINCALYETKKIHYAKLQENGNAFTIYWRGDDLRSGWKTYRCTTTYPELDLILKQNVHYKAMAAQSAQQTLKSFGESITAYNGLVKAYYNGEVDKPSLPKYRKKGGLAAVTFPRQALNFNEGYFKPSISKESKAELLTEIRLYLPEFIDSAWVKEVTVRPNFGQLWIDWVIDDGKEPIENNPQLDYTQAWSFDHGGSNWLTGVSTRGKSLIIDGRKLRSLNQGYSRLVAKYKQGKSDFYWDSNLDRVQRKRNNQMRDAINKAARFIVNQCLNDKVGNIVIGWNVGQKQNSNMGKRNNQNFVVIPTSRLIERLKQLCPEYGIILTITEEAYTSKASFLDCDSLPKHGEKPQGWKASGNRINRGQYRSKDGSIVNADCNGSANIMRKVATQLGLNLAEVGRASLTVPQRIDLFTRLSKSYRKRCGVGLLDPIATSV; this is encoded by the coding sequence GTGTACAAAACCTGTTCAATTAGGGCTAAATTTAATGACGAAGAAACAGCTTTTTGGTTAAACCAGTGCGAAAATGCTAATAGCTTGATAAATTGTGCATTGTACGAAACTAAGAAAATTCATTACGCCAAATTGCAAGAAAATGGTAATGCCTTTACTATTTATTGGCGTGGTGATGATTTACGTAGTGGATGGAAAACTTATAGATGCACTACAACTTACCCTGAGTTAGACTTAATTCTCAAACAGAATGTGCATTACAAAGCAATGGCGGCTCAATCAGCACAACAAACGCTAAAGTCATTTGGTGAGTCAATTACAGCCTATAACGGACTGGTCAAAGCTTATTACAACGGTGAGGTTGATAAACCATCCTTGCCGAAATATCGCAAAAAGGGAGGTCTAGCTGCTGTTACATTTCCGCGTCAGGCTCTAAATTTTAATGAGGGATATTTCAAGCCATCAATTAGTAAAGAAAGTAAAGCAGAATTACTAACTGAAATTAGATTATATCTTCCAGAATTTATAGATTCAGCTTGGGTCAAGGAAGTAACAGTACGCCCTAACTTTGGTCAATTATGGATTGATTGGGTGATTGATGATGGTAAAGAGCCAATAGAAAATAATCCCCAATTAGATTACACGCAAGCATGGAGTTTTGACCACGGCGGTTCTAATTGGTTAACAGGTGTCTCAACCCGTGGGAAAAGTTTGATTATTGATGGTCGCAAACTTAGATCACTGAATCAAGGATATTCACGTTTAGTTGCTAAATACAAACAAGGCAAGTCAGATTTTTATTGGGATTCCAACCTTGATAGAGTGCAACGTAAGCGTAACAACCAGATGCGAGATGCAATCAATAAGGCTGCTAGATTTATTGTCAATCAATGTCTTAACGATAAGGTGGGCAACATTGTTATTGGTTGGAATGTTGGACAGAAACAAAATTCCAACATGGGAAAAAGAAATAACCAGAATTTTGTAGTTATCCCAACCAGTCGATTAATTGAAAGGTTAAAACAACTCTGCCCGGAATACGGAATTATTTTAACAATTACCGAGGAAGCATATACAAGTAAAGCATCATTTCTTGATTGCGACTCCCTGCCCAAGCATGGCGAAAAGCCCCAAGGGTGGAAAGCAAGCGGAAACCGCATAAATAGAGGACAGTACAGAAGCAAAGACGGCTCCATTGTTAATGCAGATTGCAATGGAAGCGCAAACATCATGCGAAAAGTAGCCACACAGCTAGGGTTAAATCTAGCCGAGGTGGGTAGGGCATCTTTGACAGTGCCACAGCGAATTGATTTGTTTACGCGATTATCCAAATCATATCGCAAACGTTGCGGAGTGGGTCTTTTAGACCCCATAGCAACATCAGTTTAG
- a CDS encoding glutathione S-transferase family protein, which translates to MSIQDTVSNWEELLEIAQKNTPARRVRRPGQSPSTAPIPSSLHKLPPDTEPPVLLYRDTNSWCPFCERVWFALEEKEIPFTTEFIDLTNKPKWYTDLVPTTLVPAAKIEGELVYESKEILLALEERFGSTLLPEDPEENAVARQWLEEAETNGVRDIAYKFLRQAPEDPNELASLQTAFEAKLDELEQLLGKYSGPYFLSTFSVVDITYSPHLDRLAANLPVYRGYHLKGNPRYPRINAWFEALKQRPAYHRVKSDDTTNNLLLRRRWGVIPISNPLPPDPALSEEIQFRAEAAERLADNREVALGDILKNSGVQALAVNGDTTAVKEAVDFHLRLLADYLINGNGAALPWGRVGGKDNADPTVAAVGAITLAYVRNRICAPRDMSAGAATAFRAAADKVLASLY; encoded by the coding sequence ATGTCAATTCAAGACACCGTATCTAATTGGGAAGAACTATTAGAAATTGCCCAAAAAAATACACCTGCTCGACGGGTGCGTAGACCAGGGCAATCCCCTTCCACCGCTCCCATTCCTAGCAGTCTTCATAAACTACCACCAGATACAGAACCGCCAGTATTGCTCTACCGCGATACTAACTCTTGGTGTCCATTTTGCGAACGGGTTTGGTTTGCTCTTGAAGAAAAAGAAATTCCCTTTACAACGGAGTTTATCGACTTGACTAACAAGCCTAAATGGTATACGGATTTAGTTCCCACGACCCTTGTTCCGGCTGCCAAAATTGAAGGAGAGTTAGTCTATGAATCTAAAGAGATTCTATTAGCATTAGAAGAACGATTTGGTTCAACTTTGCTTCCTGAAGACCCAGAGGAAAACGCAGTTGCTAGGCAGTGGCTTGAAGAAGCTGAAACCAATGGTGTGAGAGATATCGCTTATAAATTCCTCCGACAAGCTCCCGAAGATCCTAATGAATTAGCAAGCTTACAGACAGCTTTTGAAGCTAAATTAGACGAACTTGAGCAACTTCTAGGAAAGTATTCTGGCCCCTACTTTTTATCTACATTTAGCGTGGTAGATATTACCTATAGCCCCCATTTAGATCGCTTGGCGGCTAACTTACCTGTTTATCGGGGATATCACCTCAAGGGAAATCCTCGGTATCCTCGCATCAACGCTTGGTTTGAAGCACTCAAACAGCGTCCTGCCTATCACCGCGTCAAATCGGATGATACCACCAACAATTTACTTCTACGTCGCCGATGGGGTGTGATACCAATCAGCAATCCTTTGCCCCCAGATCCAGCACTTAGCGAGGAAATCCAATTTAGGGCAGAGGCGGCTGAGAGATTGGCTGATAACCGAGAAGTTGCTTTAGGAGACATCCTGAAAAACTCCGGGGTGCAAGCATTGGCGGTTAATGGCGACACAACAGCCGTTAAAGAAGCGGTTGATTTCCACCTCAGATTGCTGGCCGACTATCTAATTAATGGCAACGGTGCAGCATTACCGTGGGGGCGCGTGGGCGGCAAAGACAACGCCGATCCGACTGTGGCTGCGGTTGGAGCCATCACACTCGCCTATGTGAGAAATCGCATCTGTGCGCCACGGGATATGAGCGCTGGTGCAGCAACTGCATTCCGGGCAGCAGCAGATAAGGTGTTGGCATCTCTTTATTAG
- the tnpA gene encoding IS200/IS605 family transposase, producing MAKLSPSDYEYRRTNGSVSSLNYHFVFVPKRRKAVLIKEVAQRLQEIILELVVEHSWRLIALEIMPDHVHCFLNVPTHESPADVARWIKGRASHHLRREFPHLKKLPSLWSPSYFVASTGAASTEVVRKYIENQKSN from the coding sequence GTGGCTAAATTATCACCATCAGACTACGAATACAGGCGGACAAATGGCTCAGTTTCATCCCTAAACTACCATTTTGTATTTGTTCCTAAACGACGAAAAGCCGTGCTAATAAAAGAAGTAGCACAGCGTTTACAAGAAATTATATTAGAGTTAGTAGTTGAGCATAGTTGGAGACTTATCGCTTTAGAAATAATGCCTGATCATGTTCATTGTTTTTTAAATGTCCCAACGCATGAGTCACCTGCTGATGTAGCTAGATGGATTAAGGGGAGGGCATCTCATCACCTCAGACGCGAATTCCCGCACCTGAAAAAACTCCCTTCTCTCTGGAGTCCTAGTTACTTTGTCGCTTCGACTGGTGCAGCAAGTACAGAAGTTGTGAGAAAATATATTGAGAATCAAAAAAGTAATTAA